A single region of the Aminivibrio sp. genome encodes:
- a CDS encoding formyltransferase yields the protein MTDLRAAVFAYSEVGYVCLEELLRRGVTVEVLFTYEDDPGEEIWFPSVAKLGREAGVPVHTPPSLGDDEYELLLSLRPDVIFSFYYRSMIPERFLRIPPLGAFNMHGSLLPKYRGRACINWAVLKGEHETGATLHRMVRRADAGDMVDRERVPILFEDTAFDVGKKVAGAARLLIARNLDAIAAGTAPRIPQNEAEATLFGRRTPADGKIDWRGSAHEIYNLVRAVTHPFPGAFAFREGKKLFVWKALPEEWPDDGTPPGTVLSRSPLRVKAGTGCILILRAQFEGESEQEGGTIGGTFCEGSLLE from the coding sequence ATGACTGACCTCCGGGCGGCGGTTTTCGCCTACAGCGAAGTGGGGTACGTCTGCCTCGAGGAACTGCTCCGGAGGGGAGTGACGGTGGAGGTCCTCTTCACCTACGAGGACGACCCCGGCGAGGAAATCTGGTTCCCCTCCGTGGCGAAGCTGGGCCGCGAGGCGGGCGTCCCTGTCCATACCCCCCCTTCCCTGGGGGACGATGAATACGAGCTTCTCCTCTCCCTCCGCCCCGACGTGATCTTCTCCTTTTACTACAGGTCCATGATCCCGGAACGATTCCTGCGGATCCCGCCCCTGGGGGCCTTCAACATGCACGGCTCCCTGCTGCCGAAATACAGGGGGAGGGCCTGCATCAACTGGGCCGTCCTCAAGGGGGAGCATGAGACGGGAGCAACCCTCCACCGGATGGTCAGGCGCGCCGACGCCGGGGACATGGTGGACAGGGAGCGGGTTCCCATTCTCTTCGAGGACACCGCCTTCGACGTGGGAAAGAAGGTCGCCGGGGCAGCCAGGCTCCTGATCGCACGAAATCTTGACGCCATCGCCGCAGGGACCGCGCCGCGCATCCCCCAGAACGAGGCGGAAGCCACCCTCTTCGGGAGGCGCACCCCCGCCGACGGGAAGATCGACTGGCGAGGGAGCGCCCATGAGATATACAATCTTGTCCGGGCCGTGACCCATCCCTTTCCCGGAGCCTTCGCCTTCCGGGAAGGGAAAAAGCTCTTCGTCTGGAAAGCCCTGCCGGAGGAGTGGCCGGACGACGGTACGCCTCCGGGCACGGTTCTCTCCCGATCACCCCTGAGGGTGAAAGCCGGAACAGGCTGCATCCTCATCCTCCGCGCCCAGTTCGAAGGAGAATCGGAGCAGGAGGGCGGAACCATCGGCGGGACATTCTGCGAGGGCTCCCTGCTGGAATAA
- a CDS encoding UPF0182 family protein, with amino-acid sequence MTKKDWFPNNEWFPGEDSSPKRPFPSFPFRINKGILLAGGAAVVLFVLLPVLADFYTDYLWYDTEGYGSVFWTRLLARLPLFGAGFLLYAAFLWLNLSAARKNLRALYPEQEGLLGAKAAGVAVAAAALFLGFTNGAAMTGEWTMVLRYFHGTPFGVTDPIFGHDIGFYVFGLPFWRFLHAKALNIVFLCLVTAGGAYAAFLLPRNRDLASLSVPAKMRNHLVLLASAGAFLWSAGYLLDRYDLLFSPTGVVFGAGYTDVNAELLALNVLAVLSLLLGLSLLVSLLRKTWKFSLGLAGLVLVTAVLLQGVYPAVVQKYFVGPNEFEREKRFIEYNIDATLKAYGLSNIALRTVTPDDSITWENVEQNRDTIDNIRLWDHAPLLRSYKQLQEIRTYYDFSNVDIDRYTFDGEYRQVMLSPRELDLKGLQNPTWINTRLEFTHGYGIVMNPVNEVAGSGLPRLWVRDIPPKTDVPLSITRPEIYYGEKPSSYIFVGTTVKEFDYPMGESNVRTTYEGKGGVPMGTLFRRILYAIKFADFKILFSDVFTENSRVKYHQNIRERLTRVAPFLYFDRDPYLVVSEGRLVWMQDAYTAADRYPYSQPVSLGRGGTINYIRNSVKATVDAYDGTMKFFVSDPDDPVLKAWSGVFPGLFRPMSEMSSGLKAHLRYPQDLFSIQSEIYRIYHMTDANTFYNKEDSWDRNSSTDRKGIIEAYYVNMRLVGEERSEFVLITPFMPVNRDNMIAWMAGRSDGDNYGELLVYQFPKQKLIYGPSQVEALTNQNSEISAQLSLWGQRGSSVIRGNMTVVPVGNGILYIQPLYLRAENSELPELRRVITSTGGKVVWGETLDDSLVRLLGPSDGRPALPLPSAGETPLRPVRPEGESPALSVLAGEASDAWDAARKALREDDWEKYGREMKKLESVLKEMQEISAQNSQN; translated from the coding sequence ATGACAAAAAAAGACTGGTTCCCAAACAACGAATGGTTCCCTGGGGAGGACTCCTCCCCGAAGCGCCCGTTCCCTTCCTTTCCGTTCCGCATCAACAAGGGCATCCTGCTCGCCGGAGGAGCCGCGGTTGTGCTGTTTGTGCTTCTTCCTGTCCTTGCGGATTTCTATACGGATTATCTCTGGTACGATACCGAAGGATACGGTTCCGTCTTCTGGACCCGTCTTCTTGCTCGACTTCCCCTCTTCGGGGCGGGGTTTCTGCTCTACGCCGCCTTCCTGTGGCTGAATCTCTCCGCAGCCAGGAAAAACCTGAGGGCGCTTTACCCCGAACAGGAGGGGCTTCTGGGAGCGAAGGCGGCAGGAGTCGCCGTCGCGGCGGCCGCTTTGTTCCTCGGCTTCACCAACGGTGCGGCCATGACCGGGGAGTGGACCATGGTCCTCCGGTACTTCCACGGCACCCCCTTCGGCGTGACCGACCCCATCTTCGGTCATGACATCGGTTTCTACGTCTTCGGTCTTCCTTTCTGGAGATTTCTCCACGCGAAAGCCCTGAACATCGTTTTCCTCTGCCTTGTGACCGCGGGAGGCGCCTATGCGGCCTTCCTTCTGCCGAGGAACAGGGATCTGGCGTCCCTTTCCGTCCCTGCAAAAATGCGGAACCACCTTGTCCTTCTTGCCTCCGCAGGAGCTTTCCTCTGGTCGGCCGGGTATCTTCTGGACAGGTACGACCTGCTGTTCTCCCCTACCGGGGTGGTTTTCGGGGCAGGGTATACGGACGTGAACGCCGAACTCCTCGCCCTGAACGTTCTTGCGGTCCTTTCGCTGCTTCTCGGTCTCTCCCTCCTCGTGAGCCTTCTCCGGAAGACATGGAAATTCTCCCTGGGACTTGCGGGACTCGTCCTGGTCACGGCAGTCCTGCTGCAAGGCGTTTACCCTGCCGTGGTGCAGAAGTATTTCGTGGGACCCAACGAGTTCGAACGGGAGAAGCGGTTCATCGAGTACAACATCGATGCAACCCTCAAGGCCTACGGACTCTCGAACATCGCCCTGAGAACGGTCACCCCTGACGATTCCATCACTTGGGAAAACGTGGAGCAGAACAGGGACACCATCGACAACATCCGGCTCTGGGACCATGCCCCCCTTCTGAGAAGCTACAAGCAGCTCCAGGAGATCAGGACCTACTATGACTTCTCCAACGTGGACATCGACCGGTACACCTTCGACGGAGAGTACCGGCAGGTCATGCTCTCACCGAGGGAACTGGACCTCAAGGGCTTGCAGAACCCCACCTGGATCAACACCCGCCTCGAGTTCACCCACGGCTACGGCATCGTTATGAACCCCGTCAACGAGGTCGCCGGCTCGGGACTGCCCAGGCTCTGGGTCCGGGACATTCCGCCGAAGACGGACGTCCCCCTCTCCATCACCAGGCCGGAAATCTACTATGGGGAGAAACCGAGCTCCTACATTTTCGTGGGGACCACCGTGAAAGAGTTCGACTACCCCATGGGAGAATCAAACGTGCGCACCACCTATGAAGGAAAGGGCGGTGTCCCCATGGGCACCCTGTTCCGGAGGATTCTCTATGCGATCAAGTTCGCCGACTTCAAGATCCTTTTCTCCGATGTCTTCACCGAAAACAGCCGGGTGAAATACCACCAGAACATCCGGGAGAGACTCACCCGAGTGGCGCCCTTTCTCTATTTCGACCGGGACCCCTACCTCGTGGTCTCCGAAGGACGGCTCGTGTGGATGCAGGATGCCTACACGGCCGCCGACAGGTACCCCTACTCCCAGCCCGTCTCCCTCGGCAGGGGAGGGACGATCAACTATATCCGGAACAGCGTGAAAGCCACCGTGGACGCCTATGACGGTACCATGAAGTTTTTCGTCTCCGACCCTGACGACCCGGTGCTGAAGGCATGGAGCGGCGTTTTCCCCGGCCTCTTCCGCCCCATGTCCGAGATGTCTTCGGGCCTGAAGGCCCACCTCCGGTACCCCCAGGATCTTTTCAGCATCCAGAGCGAGATCTACAGGATCTACCACATGACCGACGCCAATACCTTTTACAACAAGGAAGACTCGTGGGATCGCAACAGCAGCACCGACAGAAAGGGCATCATCGAGGCCTACTACGTGAACATGCGCCTTGTCGGGGAGGAGAGATCGGAGTTCGTTCTCATCACTCCCTTCATGCCCGTCAACCGGGACAACATGATCGCGTGGATGGCGGGACGCTCCGACGGGGACAATTACGGTGAACTGCTCGTCTACCAGTTCCCGAAGCAGAAGCTCATCTACGGTCCCTCCCAGGTGGAGGCCCTCACGAACCAGAATTCCGAGATTTCCGCCCAACTCTCCCTGTGGGGCCAGAGGGGATCCTCCGTTATAAGGGGCAATATGACCGTCGTACCGGTAGGCAACGGAATCCTCTACATTCAGCCCCTGTACCTCAGAGCGGAGAACAGCGAACTCCCCGAACTGCGCCGTGTCATCACCTCCACCGGAGGCAAGGTTGTATGGGGAGAAACGCTGGATGATTCCCTGGTCCGCCTCCTCGGTCCCTCCGACGGCCGGCCCGCTCTCCCCTTACCCTCTGCGGGCGAGACCCCGCTCCGACCCGTCCGTCCTGAAGGCGAATCTCCGGCCCTCTCCGTTCTTGCCGGGGAGGCTTCCGATGCCTGGGACGCGGCAAGAAAGGCCCTCCGGGAGGATGACTGGGAGAAGTATGGACGGGAAATGAAAAAACTGGAGTCGGTGCTGAAGGAAATGCAGGAGATTTCGGCTCAAAACTCTCAAAACTGA
- a CDS encoding GntR family transcriptional regulator — MADFLRRELLISAKYPQGTFIREEELARELNISRAPVREALKELEGQGLVRSIPRKGSMVLGFSPEDVEELYDIRFALETQVFEALVKERLLSDDDCERMNSLFNDLLAVASSSMEKDEKVIAFSRIDLEFHLFIAERSGRPWTIRILRSVYFQLQQAMVQYLESEEELAYSAREHLKIIRSLKEGDLDALRESRRYSYFQRRLRKREKVEASGI; from the coding sequence GTGGCGGATTTTCTCCGCCGCGAGCTTCTCATTTCAGCGAAATACCCCCAGGGGACCTTTATCCGCGAGGAGGAGCTGGCCAGGGAGCTGAACATCAGCCGTGCCCCGGTGAGAGAGGCCCTGAAGGAGCTCGAAGGGCAGGGACTTGTGCGGTCCATCCCAAGGAAGGGTTCCATGGTCCTCGGTTTTTCCCCGGAGGACGTGGAGGAGCTGTATGATATCCGTTTCGCCCTCGAAACCCAGGTTTTCGAGGCACTGGTCAAGGAGAGGCTTCTTTCCGACGATGACTGCGAACGGATGAACAGCCTTTTCAATGATCTGCTTGCCGTCGCGTCGAGCTCCATGGAGAAAGACGAGAAGGTCATCGCTTTCAGCAGGATCGATCTCGAATTCCATCTCTTTATTGCGGAACGTTCCGGGAGGCCCTGGACCATCCGGATTCTCAGGAGCGTGTATTTTCAGCTTCAGCAGGCAATGGTGCAGTACCTTGAAAGTGAGGAGGAACTGGCCTATTCGGCCCGGGAGCATTTGAAGATTATCCGGTCCCTGAAGGAAGGGGATCTCGATGCTTTGCGGGAGAGCAGGCGCTACAGCTATTTTCAGAGAAGGCTGAGGAAGCGGGAGAAGGTTGAAGCTTCCGGCATATGA
- a CDS encoding DctP family TRAP transporter solute-binding subunit, translating into MFRKTFTAAAAMVLALGLFCGSAFAKAEIKLSNQFPPSHHVSKGLIVFAEKVAEYSKGELTVKIFDSAQLFKDTEIVEALQDGLIEAGLVPVNKWSGMIPIADVFEMPFVFKDLESPKKFLAAGADKILDGEFQKKGVKNLFWVDYGYIQFFNNKRPLKKPEDFEGLTMRTFSSGDAETLKVLGAAPTVMSSSEMYMALQRGTVDGATTGMPAAVSRKVHEVQKFMTMANYTTAQFAVQGNLDWWNGLSAELKEAVMKAGHDAEEWIRGAIAESENAAEKVIREAGVEIYVPTAEEREAFVKATESVRKAFGEKTGEVGQTLIEMAITVSK; encoded by the coding sequence ATGTTCAGAAAAACGTTCACTGCAGCAGCGGCAATGGTTCTAGCCCTCGGGCTCTTCTGCGGCTCCGCGTTCGCAAAAGCCGAGATCAAGCTTTCGAACCAGTTCCCCCCGTCCCACCACGTTTCCAAGGGCCTCATCGTGTTTGCGGAAAAAGTGGCCGAGTATTCCAAGGGCGAGCTTACGGTGAAGATCTTCGACTCCGCCCAGCTTTTCAAGGACACTGAAATCGTGGAAGCCCTTCAGGATGGTCTTATCGAGGCAGGCCTTGTGCCCGTGAACAAGTGGTCGGGCATGATTCCCATCGCCGACGTCTTCGAGATGCCCTTCGTGTTTAAGGATCTCGAGTCCCCCAAAAAGTTCCTTGCGGCCGGCGCCGACAAGATTCTCGACGGAGAGTTCCAGAAAAAGGGCGTCAAAAACCTTTTCTGGGTTGACTACGGCTACATCCAGTTCTTCAACAACAAGCGCCCCCTGAAAAAGCCCGAGGATTTCGAGGGCCTGACCATGAGAACCTTCAGCAGCGGTGATGCAGAAACCCTGAAAGTCCTGGGCGCAGCCCCCACCGTCATGAGTTCCTCCGAAATGTACATGGCACTCCAGAGGGGCACCGTGGACGGAGCAACCACCGGCATGCCGGCGGCTGTTTCCCGGAAAGTGCATGAAGTTCAGAAGTTCATGACCATGGCGAATTACACCACCGCCCAGTTTGCCGTTCAGGGCAACCTCGACTGGTGGAACGGCCTTTCCGCCGAGCTCAAGGAGGCCGTCATGAAAGCCGGACACGATGCCGAGGAATGGATCCGCGGAGCCATCGCCGAGTCTGAAAACGCGGCAGAAAAGGTTATCCGCGAGGCCGGTGTGGAAATTTACGTTCCCACCGCTGAAGAACGGGAAGCCTTCGTGAAGGCCACCGAGTCTGTACGCAAGGCCTTCGGTGAAAAGACAGGAGAAGTCGGTCAGACACTTATCGAGATGGCCATAACGGTTTCAAAGTAA
- a CDS encoding M20 family metallopeptidase — protein MTDSPIMRKAVSLSGRLTELRRKFHANPELPWQEKETSIFVEEYLVNLGLENIRRGFGGTESGVAADLRGAKPGPCVALRGDMDALPLEEENDLPYRSTRPGVMHACGHDAHTAILLGAAEILASMKDDLSGTVRFLFQPAEEAGYNSGAPKMIEEGALHGVDAVGGLHVWSLLPAGKLGCRVGPIMASADIWDLKIQGKGGHGAMPHKAIDPTVTAATVISTLQTVVSREMDPQETVVLSVGKMEAGTAVNIIPDTARVAGNVRTTSRDVRAQMEGIMKRVADGICAAMRCTAELTYTPIYPVTVNDPEVTAVMRSAAAEMLGEENIEEVPVAMGSEDFSYYGEKVPAAYVFLGIADEAKGTGNQHHNPKFNVNDDVLPSGAALLAAFAVRMTERSS, from the coding sequence ATGACTGACTCGCCCATCATGAGAAAAGCAGTTTCCCTTTCCGGGAGACTCACGGAACTGCGGCGGAAATTCCACGCCAACCCCGAACTCCCCTGGCAGGAAAAGGAGACATCCATCTTCGTGGAGGAATACCTCGTGAACCTCGGCCTTGAGAACATCCGGAGGGGCTTCGGCGGTACCGAAAGCGGCGTAGCGGCGGACCTCAGGGGTGCGAAGCCGGGGCCGTGCGTTGCCCTGAGGGGTGACATGGACGCCCTTCCTCTCGAAGAGGAAAACGATCTTCCCTACCGCTCCACCCGCCCGGGCGTCATGCATGCCTGCGGCCACGACGCCCATACCGCCATCCTCCTCGGCGCGGCGGAGATTCTCGCCTCCATGAAGGATGATCTCTCCGGCACGGTTCGGTTCCTCTTCCAGCCCGCCGAGGAAGCGGGGTACAATTCCGGCGCCCCGAAAATGATTGAGGAAGGAGCCCTGCACGGTGTCGACGCCGTGGGAGGGCTCCATGTCTGGTCCCTCCTCCCGGCGGGGAAACTCGGCTGCCGGGTGGGGCCCATCATGGCCTCCGCTGATATCTGGGATCTCAAGATCCAGGGAAAGGGCGGCCACGGCGCCATGCCCCACAAGGCCATCGACCCCACGGTGACTGCCGCAACGGTGATTTCGACGCTCCAGACGGTGGTGAGCAGGGAGATGGACCCCCAGGAGACGGTGGTGCTCAGCGTAGGAAAAATGGAAGCGGGGACGGCGGTCAACATCATCCCTGATACGGCGAGGGTGGCCGGAAACGTGCGGACCACCAGCCGGGACGTTCGGGCCCAGATGGAGGGCATCATGAAAAGGGTCGCCGACGGCATCTGCGCCGCCATGAGATGCACCGCCGAACTTACCTATACCCCCATCTATCCCGTCACGGTGAACGATCCTGAAGTGACGGCGGTAATGCGGTCCGCGGCGGCAGAAATGCTCGGAGAGGAAAACATCGAGGAAGTCCCCGTAGCCATGGGGTCCGAGGACTTCAGTTACTACGGTGAAAAAGTCCCTGCCGCCTACGTCTTCCTGGGCATAGCGGACGAGGCAAAGGGAACGGGCAACCAGCACCACAATCCCAAATTCAACGTGAACGACGACGTCCTCCCCTCCGGCGCAGCTCTCCTCGCGGCCTTCGCTGTCCGGATGACCGAACGTTCCAGCTAG
- a CDS encoding phospholipid carrier-dependent glycosyltransferase, whose amino-acid sequence MNFSRPGGAAKLLLLVLLSFSLYFWGLGSYGLLEPDEGRYSEIPREMRETGDYITPRLNYIKYFEKPVLHYWLTASAQAVFGENEFSGRFWPALLALGGVLLTYLTARSMFDRDTALYSSVILTTSLVYFTFSRINITDMPLSFFLTAAMTGFWFGLQKDRRFYLLLYGGAALALLTKGLIGIVLPGGIIFWYMVLTRRWDIVRSALYLPGIILFAALSLPWFVAVCVKNSDFFYFFFIREHFLRYATKMHGKYEPVWFFIPILVAGLFPWTGLLPGAIRSVLPSRIRAIGTEKREELFLFLWFAVIFLFFSLSRSKLVPYIIPVFPPLAVLMGRVFREIVSDGDGRGMKWFLLWNSAFLVPFILALFVYPFFNSRISAGRLLPYTLPVALALSAFVAAGWYFYRKSRFRLPALFLCLLAFLVMFSFSRVFTLYDGLISARDLAGIVAELRRPGDVIAQYGNYDQGLPFYLKQRIVLVNYLGELEFGAKQEEDPFWFIGTEQLQELWRGNRRVILVINSEHEKTVFALLAPNISSVAARTERRIILVNHP is encoded by the coding sequence ATGAATTTCTCTCGCCCAGGCGGCGCCGCAAAACTGCTTCTTCTCGTTCTCCTGTCGTTTTCTCTCTATTTCTGGGGGCTCGGCAGCTACGGTCTCCTCGAACCAGACGAGGGACGGTACTCCGAAATCCCCCGGGAGATGCGGGAGACGGGGGACTACATTACCCCAAGGCTTAACTATATCAAATACTTCGAAAAGCCGGTGCTTCACTACTGGCTCACCGCTTCCGCCCAGGCGGTTTTCGGGGAAAACGAGTTTTCCGGCCGCTTCTGGCCGGCCCTCCTCGCCCTCGGCGGCGTCCTTCTCACCTACCTGACGGCGAGGTCCATGTTCGACCGTGATACGGCGCTGTACTCGTCGGTCATCCTGACCACGAGCCTTGTCTATTTCACCTTCTCCCGGATCAACATCACCGACATGCCTCTCTCCTTCTTCCTCACCGCAGCCATGACGGGTTTCTGGTTCGGCCTGCAAAAGGACAGGCGCTTCTACCTGCTTCTCTACGGGGGAGCGGCCCTCGCCCTTCTGACCAAGGGGCTCATCGGCATCGTCCTGCCGGGCGGGATCATCTTCTGGTACATGGTCCTCACCAGGCGGTGGGACATCGTCCGCTCGGCCCTCTACCTTCCCGGCATCATCCTCTTCGCCGCCCTCTCCCTCCCGTGGTTTGTTGCGGTCTGCGTCAAAAACAGCGATTTTTTCTACTTCTTCTTCATCCGGGAGCATTTTCTCCGCTACGCGACGAAGATGCATGGGAAGTACGAACCGGTGTGGTTCTTCATTCCCATCCTGGTTGCGGGACTTTTCCCGTGGACGGGCCTGCTGCCCGGAGCGATCAGGTCTGTGCTGCCCTCCCGGATCCGCGCCATCGGTACGGAAAAGAGGGAGGAACTCTTCCTCTTCCTGTGGTTTGCCGTTATCTTTCTTTTTTTCTCCCTGTCGAGATCCAAGCTCGTTCCCTATATCATTCCCGTGTTCCCGCCCCTCGCCGTTCTCATGGGAAGGGTTTTCCGGGAAATCGTCTCCGACGGCGACGGGCGGGGGATGAAATGGTTCCTCCTGTGGAACAGCGCTTTTCTTGTTCCCTTCATCCTGGCCCTCTTTGTGTATCCCTTCTTCAACAGCCGGATTTCGGCAGGCAGGCTGCTGCCCTACACCCTTCCCGTAGCTCTCGCTCTCTCGGCCTTCGTCGCCGCGGGGTGGTACTTCTACAGGAAGAGCCGATTCCGCCTTCCGGCCCTCTTCCTCTGCCTTCTCGCCTTCCTTGTCATGTTCTCCTTCAGCAGGGTGTTCACTCTCTATGACGGACTGATTTCCGCCAGGGACCTGGCCGGAATCGTGGCCGAACTCCGCCGCCCCGGGGACGTGATCGCCCAGTACGGAAACTACGATCAGGGACTCCCTTTCTACCTGAAGCAGCGAATCGTCCTCGTCAACTATCTCGGCGAGCTCGAGTTCGGAGCGAAGCAGGAAGAGGACCCCTTCTGGTTCATCGGTACGGAGCAGCTCCAGGAACTCTGGAGGGGGAACAGGAGGGTGATCCTGGTGATCAACTCGGAGCATGAGAAGACAGTTTTCGCCCTGCTCGCCCCCAACATTTCCTCGGTCGCGGCGAGGACGGAACGGCGGATTATCCTGGTGAATCACCCCTAG
- a CDS encoding glycosyltransferase, with protein MPEPGLVSVVIPVYNEEECLPHLFPRLRSALEGMNRPYEIIFVNDGSRDRSLQLLYEFYKENPKTVRIIDFNGNFGQHMAIMAGFDHSRGEIIITLDADLQNPPEEIPRIVAKIDEGHDVVGTVRQNRQDPKFRKITSRIVNSITNRITGLNLNDYGCMLRGYRRDIVNIINQSCESTTFIPALAQKFAVNPVEIPVGHAEREHGTSKYSIFRLIRLNFDLMTGFSLFPLQAVTMIGMAVSALSFLFAIFLLLRRLIVGPEAEGVFTLLNINFFLMGITMSCVGITGEYIGRIYSEVRKRPRYVIRREWDHD; from the coding sequence ATGCCTGAACCAGGCCTCGTTTCTGTGGTCATACCTGTGTACAACGAGGAAGAATGCCTGCCCCACCTTTTTCCCCGCCTTCGTTCCGCCCTGGAGGGGATGAACCGGCCCTATGAGATCATCTTCGTGAACGACGGCAGCAGGGACAGGTCCCTCCAGCTGCTCTACGAATTTTACAAGGAGAACCCGAAGACCGTCCGCATCATCGACTTCAACGGCAATTTCGGCCAGCACATGGCCATCATGGCCGGTTTCGACCATTCTCGTGGGGAGATCATCATCACCCTGGACGCCGACCTCCAAAATCCGCCGGAGGAAATCCCCCGGATCGTGGCGAAGATCGACGAGGGGCACGACGTGGTGGGAACGGTCAGGCAGAACAGGCAGGACCCGAAATTCCGCAAGATAACGTCCAGGATCGTCAACTCCATCACCAACAGGATCACCGGTCTGAACCTGAACGATTACGGCTGCATGCTCCGGGGCTACAGGCGGGATATCGTCAACATCATCAACCAGAGCTGCGAAAGCACCACCTTCATCCCCGCCCTGGCCCAGAAGTTCGCCGTGAATCCCGTGGAGATCCCCGTGGGCCACGCAGAGCGGGAGCACGGTACCTCGAAGTACAGCATCTTCCGGCTCATCCGCCTCAATTTCGACCTCATGACGGGATTTTCCCTCTTTCCCCTCCAGGCGGTGACCATGATCGGCATGGCCGTGTCGGCACTGAGCTTCCTCTTCGCCATTTTCCTCCTTCTGCGTCGCCTCATCGTGGGCCCGGAGGCGGAAGGTGTCTTCACCCTGCTGAACATCAACTTTTTCCTCATGGGAATCACCATGTCCTGCGTGGGCATCACCGGCGAGTATATCGGCCGGATCTATTCCGAGGTGCGCAAGCGGCCCCGGTACGTCATCCGGCGGGAATGGGACCATGACTGA
- a CDS encoding transglycosylase SLT domain-containing protein, with protein MKHMIRKSMAALLILSSAGFLLTAAMGQHGSSFFPALHLPGQWADEPETAALVRKTASALASPALSAAGAALDAHRTACTAIAAATESIGSLSRFIRSQNGDVSRESSLVQANAFWKYSLKYNVPLDLLVAVANTESHFRPEARSPAGAAGVMQVMWKVHAGLLQANGIMTDEDLLDPEMGIAAGSLLLSRYIKAYGDTKAALGRYYGGSATVYWSRISRNLVKVKNAKVVAAF; from the coding sequence ATGAAACACATGATCCGGAAAAGCATGGCCGCTCTTCTGATACTTTCATCGGCTGGATTTCTCCTGACAGCCGCCATGGGACAGCACGGAAGCTCTTTCTTTCCCGCACTGCACCTTCCGGGACAGTGGGCCGATGAGCCTGAAACAGCGGCTCTCGTGCGGAAAACCGCGTCCGCCCTCGCGTCGCCCGCCCTTTCAGCGGCCGGAGCCGCCCTTGACGCACACAGAACGGCATGCACGGCCATTGCGGCAGCCACGGAAAGCATAGGTTCCCTTTCCCGGTTCATCCGGTCCCAAAACGGGGACGTGAGTCGTGAATCCTCCCTCGTGCAGGCCAACGCATTCTGGAAGTACTCCCTGAAGTACAATGTTCCTCTTGACCTTCTCGTGGCAGTAGCCAACACGGAAAGCCATTTCCGCCCCGAGGCGCGGAGCCCGGCTGGGGCGGCGGGGGTGATGCAGGTCATGTGGAAGGTCCACGCCGGGCTTCTCCAGGCGAACGGCATCATGACAGACGAGGATCTCCTCGATCCGGAGATGGGCATCGCGGCGGGAAGCCTTCTCCTCTCGCGTTATATCAAAGCCTACGGCGACACGAAAGCGGCCCTGGGGCGCTACTACGGGGGATCGGCCACGGTGTACTGGAGCCGGATTTCCAGGAACCTGGTGAAGGTCAAGAACGCAAAGGTGGTTGCGGCGTTTTGA
- a CDS encoding SMR family transporter — protein MDRLTILLLAGSAVFNASANTLMKLAFGHQKDLLDGGAVNAVLRIVLNPWAAAGVGCFGISFIFLSAALTRTDLSLAYPFMAGLVFLLVLCVSVVFFSEQVSLWRLAGMAAILAGIWLISMKG, from the coding sequence ATGGACAGGCTCACAATTTTGCTTCTTGCCGGATCGGCGGTCTTCAACGCCTCGGCGAATACCCTCATGAAGCTGGCCTTCGGCCACCAGAAGGATCTGCTCGACGGCGGAGCGGTGAACGCCGTACTCCGCATCGTCCTCAATCCCTGGGCTGCTGCGGGGGTGGGATGTTTCGGCATATCCTTCATCTTTCTCAGCGCGGCGCTGACGAGAACCGATCTTTCCCTTGCCTATCCCTTCATGGCCGGGCTGGTGTTCCTGCTGGTCCTGTGCGTTTCCGTGGTCTTTTTTTCGGAACAGGTCTCTCTCTGGCGCCTCGCGGGAATGGCGGCCATCCTGGCGGGCATCTGGCTGATTTCGATGAAAGGCTGA
- a CDS encoding type II secretion system protein has translation MAENAWKKKGFTLVELLIVIIIVGILTSTMLLLMNNAEDKAEATVILSDMRSMKSAMVIFKLEKGRWPERTSDDAEIQRLFGGASLENFSLMSSGDEYAFIRYDLSNNKGKSPGVKKKLALMADSSGLLKEGTSVPPATPVSYTEEGTKVEMKVR, from the coding sequence GTGGCGGAAAATGCATGGAAGAAAAAAGGATTCACCCTGGTGGAGCTTCTTATCGTCATCATCATCGTCGGGATTCTCACTTCGACCATGCTCCTTCTCATGAACAACGCCGAGGACAAGGCGGAGGCAACCGTCATCCTCAGCGATATGCGGTCCATGAAATCCGCCATGGTTATTTTCAAGCTGGAAAAGGGACGGTGGCCGGAACGTACCTCTGATGACGCCGAGATACAACGGCTGTTCGGAGGAGCCTCCCTGGAAAATTTCAGCCTCATGTCCAGCGGGGACGAGTATGCCTTTATCCGCTATGATCTCTCGAACAACAAGGGCAAATCCCCCGGAGTGAAGAAAAAACTGGCCCTCATGGCCGATTCATCCGGTCTGCTCAAGGAGGGAACTTCAGTCCCGCCGGCTACCCCCGTCTCGTACACTGAAGAGGGAACCAAGGTGGAGATGAAGGTCCGCTGA